In a genomic window of Streptomyces noursei ATCC 11455:
- a CDS encoding pyridoxal-phosphate dependent enzyme codes for MRYESITEAIGNTPLVRIDPAVHGLRHIDLYAKLELLNPFGSVKDRAAWNMARPGLAAAAEHGSQVVELSSGNTAKALAVIAGMHGLPFKSVTNRMRIPEIKDLLLLLGADIEELPGQSECLDPTNTEDPLTLFHRELSEPGSSYLHTDQYFNPRNTEAHATGTGPEIVKDLDGRAPDWFVACVGTAGSSTGVARVLREHDPRVQVVGLVAAKSDFIPGIRTLDEVHEVGLFDPATYDTVESVTSDEAIEGMLTLARRCGILAGPTGGAAYFGTVRHLRSLEARLTEDQQTDPGVRRSAVFIVCDRIESYLSYTRRRRPDLFRLPPRRNDPADLTDAEVAAAPAVDTPDAQKWIERDRPLVVDLRSPFAYAALHIEGAINIVDELFDELVRGGLPFSTRQPVLLVCPVGEQSARYAALLTRMGHPDVRSLTGGVIAWRDAGAPLVRD; via the coding sequence ATGAGGTACGAGAGCATCACCGAGGCCATCGGGAACACCCCGCTGGTACGGATCGATCCGGCCGTGCACGGTCTGCGCCACATCGACCTGTACGCGAAGCTGGAACTGCTCAACCCCTTCGGGTCGGTGAAGGACCGGGCCGCCTGGAACATGGCCCGGCCGGGGCTGGCCGCCGCCGCGGAGCACGGCAGCCAGGTCGTGGAGCTCTCCAGCGGCAACACCGCCAAGGCGCTGGCGGTGATCGCGGGGATGCACGGGCTGCCGTTCAAGAGCGTGACGAACCGGATGCGCATACCGGAGATCAAGGACCTGCTCCTGCTGCTGGGCGCCGACATCGAGGAACTGCCCGGGCAGAGCGAATGCCTGGACCCGACCAACACCGAGGACCCGCTCACCCTCTTCCACCGGGAGCTGTCCGAGCCGGGCAGCAGCTATCTCCACACCGACCAGTACTTCAACCCCCGCAACACCGAGGCGCACGCCACCGGCACCGGCCCGGAGATCGTCAAGGACCTGGACGGGCGGGCCCCCGACTGGTTCGTCGCCTGCGTCGGCACCGCCGGCTCGTCCACCGGTGTGGCCCGGGTGCTGCGCGAGCACGACCCCCGGGTGCAGGTGGTCGGCCTGGTCGCCGCCAAGTCCGACTTCATCCCCGGCATCCGCACCCTGGACGAGGTCCACGAGGTCGGCCTCTTCGACCCGGCGACCTACGACACGGTGGAGTCGGTCACCTCCGACGAGGCCATCGAGGGCATGCTGACCCTGGCCCGCCGCTGCGGCATCCTGGCCGGCCCCACCGGCGGCGCCGCGTACTTCGGCACGGTGCGTCATCTGCGTTCGCTGGAGGCCCGATTGACGGAGGATCAGCAAACGGATCCGGGGGTCCGCAGGTCGGCGGTGTTCATCGTCTGCGACCGGATCGAGAGCTACCTCAGCTACACCAGGCGGCGCCGGCCCGACCTGTTCCGCCTGCCGCCGCGGCGCAACGACCCGGCCGATCTGACGGACGCCGAGGTCGCCGCGGCGCCGGCCGTCGACACCCCGGACGCGCAGAAGTGGATCGAGCGGGACCGCCCGCTCGTGGTCGATCTGCGCAGTCCGTTCGCCTACGCCGCACTGCACATCGAAGGGGCGATCAACATCGTGGACGAACTCTTCGACGAACTGGTGCGCGGCGGGCTGCCGTTCAGCACCCGGCAGCCGGTGCTGCTGGTCTGTCCCGTCGGCGAGCAGTCCGCCCGCTACGCCGCGCTGCTGACCCGGATGGGCCATCCCGACGTGCGCAGTCTCACCGGGGGCGTCATCGCCTGGCGGGACGCCGGCGCGCCGCTGGTGCGGGACTGA
- a CDS encoding alanine racemase: MPSSPEPLSLEPRLDVRLASLLGAGDFLPSLVDALGSPLNVLLPDQIAENAARFRAAYGTHRLGGQVYFAHKANRSSALLRRLAATDAAVDVASLGELQHALGAGFVPDRIMATGPKNREFLWLAARTGVTVHADSAGELDELAALVRAHQLARIRVLVRLSAFDGPGVKVLTRPSRFGTPAGELDPLLKTVERHADVLELTGVGYHLDTTSAEEKARALEGCVRALDVCRGRGLRPRAVDIGGGFGVNYLAHAAQWERYTSELTAAVLGHRPPLTWRGHGYGLRNDAGTLRGALGLYPAHRPVAGARYLDELLALPAASFGGRSLATLLLENLYDLYTEPGRALVDQCGLVLARVLEVRRTDGGEPLVRLAMKADDAGLEEHGVLMDPVLLGRDGTRAVAGDGPAAGVYLAGSLCLEADLITRRMVFLPRLPRPGELLAFVNTAGYCMDFQTSRAQHQPVARKVAAWQEDGSWRWCLDEQYWPITRPGGEP, from the coding sequence GTGCCATCGTCTCCGGAGCCGCTGTCTCTGGAACCGCGCCTGGACGTGCGACTGGCGTCGCTGCTCGGCGCGGGGGACTTCCTCCCCTCGCTCGTCGACGCGCTCGGCTCGCCGCTGAACGTACTGCTGCCCGACCAGATAGCCGAGAACGCCGCCCGGTTCCGCGCCGCGTACGGCACCCACCGGCTCGGTGGCCAGGTCTACTTCGCGCACAAGGCGAACCGCTCCAGCGCGCTGCTGCGGCGGCTCGCGGCGACCGACGCGGCGGTGGACGTCGCCTCGCTGGGCGAACTGCAACACGCCCTAGGCGCCGGCTTCGTCCCGGACCGGATCATGGCGACCGGCCCGAAGAACCGCGAGTTCCTGTGGCTGGCCGCCCGGACCGGCGTCACCGTGCACGCCGACTCCGCCGGGGAGCTGGACGAGTTGGCGGCCCTGGTGCGCGCGCACCAACTCGCCCGCATACGGGTGCTGGTGCGGCTGTCCGCCTTCGACGGGCCGGGGGTCAAGGTGCTGACCCGGCCCAGCCGCTTCGGCACCCCGGCGGGGGAGCTGGACCCCCTGCTGAAGACCGTCGAGCGGCACGCCGACGTCCTGGAGCTGACCGGCGTCGGATACCACCTCGACACCACCAGCGCGGAGGAGAAGGCGCGCGCCCTGGAGGGCTGCGTCCGGGCCCTGGACGTCTGCCGGGGCCGCGGGCTGCGCCCGCGGGCGGTGGACATCGGCGGCGGCTTCGGCGTCAACTACCTCGCGCACGCCGCGCAGTGGGAGCGCTACACCTCCGAGCTGACCGCCGCGGTGCTCGGCCACCGCCCCCCGCTCACCTGGCGCGGCCACGGCTACGGGCTCCGCAACGACGCCGGCACCCTGCGCGGCGCGCTCGGCCTCTACCCCGCCCACCGTCCCGTCGCCGGCGCCCGCTACCTCGACGAACTGCTGGCGCTGCCGGCCGCGTCGTTCGGCGGCCGGAGCCTGGCCACCCTCCTGCTGGAGAACCTCTACGACCTGTACACCGAGCCGGGCCGGGCGCTGGTGGACCAGTGCGGGCTGGTGCTCGCCCGGGTGCTGGAGGTGCGCCGCACGGACGGCGGGGAGCCGCTGGTGCGGCTGGCGATGAAGGCCGACGACGCCGGACTGGAGGAGCACGGGGTGCTGATGGACCCCGTGCTGCTCGGGCGGGACGGCACCCGCGCGGTGGCGGGCGACGGCCCGGCAGCGGGCGTCTACCTCGCGGGCAGCCTGTGCCTGGAGGCCGACCTGATCACCCGCCGGATGGTCTTCCTGCCCCGGCTGCCCCGCCCCGGTGAGCTGCTGGCGTTCGTCAACACGGCCGGCTACTGCATGGACTTCCAGACCAGCCGCGCGCAGCACCAGCCCGTCGCGCGCAAGGTCGCCGCCTGGCAGGAGGACGGTTCCTGGCGCTGGTGCCTCGACGAGCAGTACTGGCCGATCACACGTCCAGGGGGAGAGCCATGA